A genomic segment from Peribacillus sp. ACCC06369 encodes:
- the remA gene encoding extracellular matrix/biofilm regulator RemA: MSIKLINIGFGNIVSANRIVSIVSPESAPIKRIIQDARDRGSLIDATYGRRTRAVIITDSDHVILSAVQPETVAARLQDRDDSVEEG; this comes from the coding sequence ATGTCAATTAAGCTCATTAATATTGGTTTTGGGAATATCGTTTCCGCAAACCGGATCGTATCCATCGTGAGCCCTGAATCGGCTCCGATTAAAAGGATTATCCAAGACGCCCGAGACCGCGGATCCTTAATAGATGCTACATATGGTAGAAGAACTAGGGCCGTTATAATTACAGACAGCGACCATGTCATCTTATCTGCCGTTCAACCGGAAACGGTTGCCGCACGGCTTCAAGATAGAGATGACAGCGTAGAAGAGGGGTAA
- a CDS encoding dihydroorotate dehydrogenase electron transfer subunit, with amino-acid sequence MIKKERMKVLTHKELAPSIFELTLQGELVSEMKQPGQFVQVKTTDGTEPLLRRPISISSYNGSEKQFTMIYRAEGKGTTLLSQRKQAEAVDILGPLGNGFPVHEAKKGETALLVGGGIGVPPLYQLSQMLVANGVRVIHVLGFQTKSAIFYEKEFSELGDTHIATVDGSYGIKGFVTTVIDNLEQEFATIFSCGPTPMLKALEAGYREKKLFLSLEERMGCGIGACFACVCHTGDDPTGFSYKKVCSDGPVFRAGEVLL; translated from the coding sequence ATGATCAAGAAGGAAAGAATGAAGGTGTTAACTCATAAAGAACTGGCTCCATCCATCTTTGAACTTACTCTGCAAGGTGAATTGGTTTCAGAGATGAAGCAACCAGGCCAGTTTGTCCAAGTCAAGACAACAGATGGTACTGAGCCATTGTTAAGACGCCCGATTTCAATTTCTTCTTATAATGGCAGTGAAAAACAGTTCACGATGATTTATAGGGCTGAAGGTAAAGGAACAACGTTGTTATCACAGCGTAAACAAGCAGAAGCGGTCGATATCCTTGGTCCCCTTGGCAATGGATTTCCCGTTCATGAAGCGAAGAAGGGCGAAACAGCGTTATTGGTTGGTGGTGGGATTGGTGTCCCGCCCCTGTATCAATTATCACAGATGTTGGTTGCGAATGGTGTCAGGGTAATCCATGTATTGGGCTTCCAGACCAAGTCAGCCATCTTTTATGAAAAAGAGTTTAGTGAATTAGGTGATACCCATATTGCCACAGTGGATGGTTCATATGGGATAAAAGGATTTGTTACGACTGTGATTGACAACCTGGAGCAGGAGTTTGCAACGATCTTTTCATGCGGCCCTACACCAATGTTAAAAGCATTGGAAGCGGGCTATCGTGAGAAAAAACTTTTCTTGTCCCTCGAGGAAAGGATGGGTTGCGGCATCGGTGCATGCTTTGCCTGCGTATGTCATACAGGGGATGATCCAACTGGTTTCAGTTATAAAAAGGTATGCAGTGATGGACCCGTATTCCGGGCAGGAGAGGTGCTATTATGA
- a CDS encoding calcium-translocating P-type ATPase, SERCA-type, which yields MEFKEMNNQEMEKALQTNVTHGLDDDEVKDRLRKHGFNELKEGEKQSAILLFFAQFKDFMVIVLLAATLVSGILGEYIDAIAIMAIVFLNGLLGFFQERKAEKSLDALKEMAAPQVNVLRDGQWLKIPSREVVIGDILKFSSGDRIGADLRIIDHSSLEIEESALTGESLPAVKCSDPLMNEVEGIGDQENMAFMGTMVTRGNGVGIVIATGMNTAMGKIADLLQTAETKETPLQRRLEQLGKILIVTALILTVIVVLTGVIQGHDLYTMFLAGVSLAVAAIPEGLPAIVTVALSLGVQRMIKQKAIVRKLPAVETLGCATVICSDKTGTLTQNKMTVTKVWSGGKTWNVGGTGYNPVGEFSLNGVSVAPKNHNALLQMITFGMLCNKAELNENGKQFILDGDPTEGAMLVAAMKAGLTREHLSKKFTIVKEFPFDSSRKMMSVIVKDEKDNHFVIVKGAPDVLIAQSDTILWEGKSEILNQRSMERVQQDMNELASQALRMIAVGYKPLSKGTILLHETEAEHNLTFMGLQGMIDPPRPEVKQAVKECRDAGIKTVMITGDHVITAKAIAKELGILKGKDRVLEGRQLADMEVGELEEVVESVSVFARVSPEHKLKIVKALQNKGHVVAMTGDGVNDAPAIKSADIGISMGITGTDVAKEASSLILVDDNFATIKSAIKEGRNIYENIRKFIRYLLASNVGEILVMFFAMLCALPLPLIPIQILFVNLVTDGLPAMALGLDSAEEDVMKRNPRNANEGVFGRGLGWKIISRGFLIGISTLIAFYVVYRSNPDNLAYAQTIAFATLVLAQLIHVFDCRSERSIFSRNPFGNLYLVGAVLSSLLLMIAVMYVQPLQTIFHTVPISGRDWLLVIGMASIPTFLLAGTFLARKAQ from the coding sequence ATGGAGTTCAAGGAAATGAATAATCAAGAAATGGAGAAAGCGCTTCAAACAAACGTTACACACGGTTTGGACGATGATGAAGTAAAGGACAGGCTGCGTAAGCATGGCTTTAACGAATTGAAGGAAGGAGAAAAACAGTCTGCCATTCTTTTATTTTTCGCCCAATTCAAAGATTTCATGGTCATAGTTTTACTTGCCGCGACATTGGTCTCAGGGATATTAGGTGAATATATCGATGCGATTGCCATCATGGCGATTGTTTTTTTGAATGGATTACTTGGGTTTTTTCAAGAACGGAAGGCAGAAAAATCCCTGGATGCCCTAAAGGAAATGGCAGCGCCGCAAGTTAACGTTCTTCGGGATGGCCAATGGCTGAAAATCCCTTCAAGAGAAGTCGTTATAGGGGATATCCTGAAATTCTCGAGCGGTGACCGAATTGGTGCCGATTTACGGATCATCGACCATTCAAGCCTTGAAATAGAAGAGTCTGCACTTACCGGCGAGTCTCTTCCCGCCGTTAAATGTTCCGATCCGTTGATGAATGAGGTCGAAGGTATTGGTGATCAGGAAAATATGGCTTTTATGGGAACGATGGTTACAAGAGGAAATGGAGTCGGAATCGTAATCGCTACAGGTATGAACACGGCGATGGGCAAGATTGCGGACCTCCTGCAGACTGCAGAAACAAAAGAAACACCTCTTCAACGGAGGTTGGAGCAGCTAGGGAAAATTTTGATCGTCACGGCTTTAATATTAACCGTAATCGTGGTCCTGACTGGCGTCATTCAAGGGCATGACCTCTATACGATGTTTTTGGCCGGGGTATCCTTGGCTGTTGCAGCGATTCCCGAAGGCTTGCCAGCCATTGTGACCGTAGCCTTGTCTTTAGGCGTTCAGCGTATGATCAAACAAAAAGCGATAGTCCGCAAGCTTCCTGCCGTAGAAACGCTTGGCTGCGCAACGGTGATTTGCTCAGATAAGACAGGTACACTGACACAAAACAAAATGACAGTGACGAAGGTTTGGAGTGGAGGAAAAACTTGGAATGTCGGCGGGACTGGTTATAATCCTGTCGGAGAGTTTTCTTTAAATGGAGTTTCAGTTGCCCCGAAAAACCATAATGCCTTGCTTCAAATGATTACTTTCGGCATGCTCTGTAACAAAGCTGAGTTAAACGAGAATGGTAAACAATTTATATTGGACGGTGATCCGACAGAAGGGGCGATGTTGGTCGCAGCCATGAAAGCGGGTTTGACGAGGGAACACTTGTCTAAGAAGTTTACGATAGTCAAGGAGTTTCCATTTGACTCGAGCCGCAAAATGATGAGTGTCATAGTGAAGGATGAAAAAGATAATCATTTCGTCATCGTAAAAGGGGCACCTGACGTATTGATCGCCCAGTCCGACACGATTCTTTGGGAAGGAAAGTCGGAAATATTGAATCAGAGGAGTATGGAAAGGGTGCAACAGGACATGAATGAGCTTGCCTCACAGGCACTTCGAATGATTGCCGTTGGTTATAAACCCCTTTCAAAAGGAACGATTTTGCTTCATGAAACCGAAGCTGAGCACAATTTAACCTTCATGGGACTGCAGGGCATGATCGATCCCCCACGTCCGGAAGTGAAGCAGGCAGTTAAGGAATGCCGGGATGCCGGGATCAAAACTGTCATGATTACTGGCGACCATGTCATAACCGCAAAGGCAATAGCTAAAGAACTTGGTATTTTAAAAGGAAAAGACCGTGTACTTGAAGGACGGCAATTGGCGGACATGGAAGTCGGGGAACTTGAGGAAGTTGTTGAAAGTGTTTCGGTATTTGCCCGCGTTTCCCCGGAACATAAGTTAAAAATAGTAAAAGCCTTGCAAAATAAAGGACATGTCGTTGCAATGACAGGGGATGGTGTCAATGATGCACCTGCGATAAAATCAGCGGATATCGGTATATCCATGGGTATCACGGGGACTGATGTCGCTAAGGAAGCTTCCTCCTTGATTTTGGTTGACGATAATTTTGCCACCATTAAATCGGCCATCAAAGAAGGCAGGAATATTTATGAAAACATAAGGAAGTTCATCCGTTATTTGCTTGCCTCAAATGTTGGGGAGATTTTGGTCATGTTTTTTGCGATGCTATGTGCCTTGCCACTGCCTTTGATACCAATCCAGATCTTATTCGTAAACCTTGTTACGGACGGACTGCCTGCGATGGCGTTGGGCTTGGATTCGGCAGAAGAAGATGTAATGAAAAGAAATCCACGAAATGCTAACGAAGGTGTTTTCGGAAGAGGGCTTGGCTGGAAAATCATCTCACGCGGTTTTCTGATTGGGATATCTACATTGATAGCATTTTATGTGGTATACCGTTCAAATCCGGATAACCTTGCTTATGCACAAACAATCGCATTCGCTACCCTGGTATTAGCTCAACTAATACATGTTTTCGATTGCCGAAGTGAACGTTCGATCTTCTCGAGAAACCCATTCGGTAACCTATATCTAGTCGGGGCGGTACTGTCCTCCCTATTATTAATGATTGCCGTCATGTATGTGCAGCCCTTGCAAACAATCTTCCATACGGTACCGATTTCGGGAAGGGATTGGCTATTGGTAATAGGAATGGCATCGATCCCAACTTTTTTACTGGCTGGAACCTTTTTAGCAAGAAAAGCACAATGA
- the gmk gene encoding guanylate kinase — protein MREKGLLIVLSGPSGVGKGTVRKAIFSQPGTAFEYSISMTTRLPRHGEVDGVDYFFKKREEFEALIEEGKLLEYAEFVGNYYGTPVDYVRETIDSGKDVFLEIEVQGAKQVREKFPEGLFIFLAPPSLTELESRIVTRGTETEEAIKGRMKVAKEEIELMDLYDYVVENDHVDAACARINAIVIAEHCRRERVAVLYKKMLEAE, from the coding sequence ATGAGAGAAAAAGGTTTATTAATCGTTTTGTCCGGTCCATCCGGTGTTGGTAAAGGAACAGTAAGGAAGGCGATTTTTTCCCAGCCTGGAACGGCATTTGAATATTCAATTTCGATGACGACACGGCTGCCTCGCCATGGAGAAGTGGACGGAGTGGATTATTTCTTCAAAAAACGCGAGGAATTCGAAGCACTGATCGAAGAAGGAAAATTGCTGGAATATGCTGAGTTCGTCGGTAATTATTATGGAACACCGGTGGATTATGTCCGTGAAACAATTGATTCCGGAAAAGATGTATTTCTGGAAATTGAAGTTCAAGGAGCTAAACAGGTCAGGGAGAAATTCCCTGAAGGACTTTTCATTTTCCTTGCTCCTCCAAGCTTGACTGAGCTTGAAAGCCGCATCGTTACTCGCGGAACCGAGACGGAGGAAGCGATAAAAGGTCGGATGAAAGTGGCCAAGGAAGAAATAGAACTTATGGATCTTTATGATTATGTTGTAGAAAATGATCATGTGGATGCCGCATGTGCTAGAATTAATGCAATTGTGATTGCCGAGCATTGCCGTCGGGAAAGAGTTGCTGTTTTATATAAAAAAATGTTGGAGGCGGAATAA
- a CDS encoding NFACT RNA binding domain-containing protein produces the protein MSFDGLFTKAMTEEIASLLKGGRINKVHQPYKNEVILVVRAGGKNHKLLLSAHPSYSRVQLTEESYENPKEAPMFCMLLRKHLEGYTIEDIYQYELDRMIIFEVKGRNELGDVSQKQLIIEIMGRHSNIVLVDKERNMILDSIKHVSHAVNSYRAILPGQEYKVPPAQAKDNPFNATEDDIRKNIDFNAGKLDRQLVAHFSGISPLVAKEAVYRAGLANSTTLPLAFSGLIQEISEHKYAASIKQDGNKEVFYMLSLEHLTGKQRTFSSLSEMLDRYYFGKAERDRVKQKSQDVERFISNEIEKNSKKIGKLERTLKDTERGEQYQLFGELLTANLYQMKKGMKEIEVVNYYDEEQNTVTIPLDPLKNPSDNAQKYFSRYQKSKNAVGVVQEQIEKTKLELTYFEALHQQLQSASPKDIEEIREELQEEGYIRQKKKKGMKKPANAKPQLETYYATDGDLIFVGKNNKQNDYLTNKFARRDEIWLHTKDIPGSHVVIRNESPSEKTIKEAAVLAAFFSKAKQSSSVPVDFTQVRHVKKPNGSKPGFVIYEQQQTVYITPDADIVIRLKEAVKD, from the coding sequence ATGTCATTTGATGGATTATTTACGAAAGCGATGACGGAAGAAATCGCTTCTTTATTAAAAGGTGGACGAATCAATAAAGTACATCAGCCTTATAAAAATGAAGTAATACTGGTTGTTCGTGCTGGAGGTAAGAACCATAAGCTCTTATTATCGGCACACCCAAGTTATTCAAGGGTGCAATTGACCGAGGAAAGTTATGAAAATCCTAAAGAAGCACCCATGTTCTGCATGCTTCTTAGAAAGCACCTCGAAGGCTATACGATAGAAGATATTTATCAGTATGAACTTGATAGGATGATCATTTTTGAGGTGAAGGGCCGCAATGAGCTTGGCGATGTCTCTCAAAAGCAATTAATCATTGAAATTATGGGGCGTCACAGCAACATTGTTTTAGTCGATAAAGAACGGAATATGATTTTAGACAGCATTAAGCATGTTTCCCATGCCGTGAACAGTTATCGGGCGATATTGCCAGGCCAGGAATATAAGGTGCCACCCGCACAAGCAAAGGATAATCCCTTCAATGCTACTGAAGACGATATTAGGAAGAATATTGACTTCAATGCAGGAAAACTAGATCGACAGCTTGTTGCCCATTTTTCAGGAATTTCACCATTGGTTGCAAAGGAAGCCGTTTACCGGGCTGGATTAGCCAACAGCACCACCCTTCCATTAGCTTTTTCAGGCCTTATCCAAGAAATCTCGGAACATAAATATGCTGCGTCGATCAAACAAGATGGCAATAAAGAAGTTTTTTATATGCTTTCACTAGAGCATCTAACAGGAAAACAGCGTACGTTTTCTTCATTAAGCGAGATGCTCGACCGCTATTATTTCGGAAAGGCAGAACGAGATCGAGTTAAGCAAAAGAGTCAGGATGTAGAACGTTTCATTTCCAATGAAATCGAAAAGAACTCAAAAAAAATCGGCAAGCTCGAACGTACATTAAAAGATACGGAACGGGGAGAACAGTATCAATTATTCGGTGAACTGCTTACAGCTAATCTATATCAAATGAAAAAAGGCATGAAGGAAATCGAAGTCGTCAATTATTATGATGAAGAACAGAATACGGTCACCATTCCGCTTGACCCCTTAAAAAATCCATCCGATAATGCACAAAAGTACTTCTCTAGATACCAAAAGTCCAAAAATGCAGTCGGTGTCGTTCAAGAACAAATTGAAAAGACAAAATTGGAATTGACCTACTTTGAAGCCTTGCATCAGCAGCTCCAATCAGCTTCACCCAAAGATATAGAGGAGATTCGCGAAGAACTTCAGGAAGAAGGGTACATTCGGCAAAAAAAGAAAAAAGGCATGAAAAAGCCTGCAAATGCAAAACCGCAGCTTGAAACATATTATGCTACGGATGGAGATCTCATTTTTGTCGGAAAAAATAATAAACAAAATGATTATCTAACGAATAAGTTTGCACGCCGTGATGAAATATGGCTTCATACCAAAGATATCCCTGGATCCCATGTTGTGATTCGAAATGAATCACCAAGTGAAAAAACGATAAAAGAGGCAGCCGTATTAGCAGCTTTCTTCAGTAAAGCAAAGCAATCGAGCTCAGTGCCCGTTGACTTCACACAAGTTCGCCATGTTAAGAAACCGAATGGCTCAAAGCCCGGTTTCGTGATTTATGAGCAACAGCAGACCGTATATATTACACCAGATGCCGATATCGTCATTCGCTTAAAGGAAGCGGTAAAGGATTGA
- a CDS encoding dihydroorotate dehydrogenase, which produces MNRLSVELPGLHLKNPVMPASGCFGFGREYSQFFDLDILGAIMIKATTPEPRFGNPTPRVAETSSGMLNAIGLQNPGLEKVISEELAWLGGYDVPIIANVAGSQIADYVKVASDISKVGNVKALELNISCPNVKEGGIAFGTVPEVAKEVTKAVKEVSSVPVYVKLSPNVSNIVEMAKAVEEGGADGLTMINTLVGMRLDLKTGRPILSNRTGGLSGPAIKPVALRMIYEVSQQVSIPIIGMGGIATAEDVIEFFYAGASAVAVGTANFVDPFVCPTIIEDLPKLLDELGFDHISECTGRSWKQNEAVINYRS; this is translated from the coding sequence ATGAACAGGCTTTCAGTTGAGTTACCAGGATTACACTTGAAAAACCCGGTCATGCCAGCATCTGGATGCTTTGGTTTCGGCCGTGAATACAGTCAATTTTTCGACTTGGATATTCTTGGAGCGATCATGATCAAAGCGACCACTCCTGAACCGAGGTTCGGTAACCCGACTCCGCGTGTAGCGGAGACCTCTTCGGGAATGCTGAACGCCATCGGGCTGCAGAATCCAGGTTTAGAAAAGGTCATCAGTGAAGAACTGGCATGGCTAGGTGGGTATGATGTCCCAATCATCGCCAACGTTGCGGGTTCACAAATAGCTGACTATGTAAAGGTAGCCAGTGACATTAGTAAGGTCGGGAATGTAAAAGCACTCGAATTGAATATCTCTTGTCCGAATGTAAAAGAAGGAGGCATAGCTTTCGGGACGGTACCGGAAGTTGCCAAAGAGGTAACCAAGGCGGTCAAGGAAGTATCTTCGGTTCCTGTATATGTAAAGCTTTCACCGAATGTCAGTAACATTGTGGAAATGGCCAAAGCTGTAGAAGAAGGCGGAGCCGACGGGTTGACAATGATAAACACATTAGTCGGCATGCGATTGGATTTAAAAACTGGCAGGCCGATCCTTTCGAACAGAACGGGTGGGTTATCTGGTCCTGCAATAAAACCGGTTGCTCTCCGGATGATTTATGAGGTAAGCCAGCAAGTGTCGATTCCAATAATCGGAATGGGCGGAATCGCTACAGCAGAAGACGTCATTGAATTTTTCTATGCAGGTGCCAGTGCTGTGGCGGTGGGAACTGCCAACTTCGTGGATCCCTTCGTATGCCCGACCATCATAGAAGATTTACCGAAATTGTTGGATGAGCTGGGATTTGACCATATCTCAGAATGTACCGGAAGGAGCTGGAAGCAGAATGAAGCAGTCATTAATTATCGCTCTTGA
- the rpoZ gene encoding DNA-directed RNA polymerase subunit omega yields the protein MLYPSIDSLLLKIDSKYSLVSVAAKRAREMQIKDNCLITKPVSHKSVGRALEEIHSGKLTYDNSYEEN from the coding sequence ATGTTATATCCATCAATTGATTCACTATTACTTAAAATCGATTCAAAATACTCGCTTGTATCAGTGGCAGCTAAACGTGCCAGGGAAATGCAAATTAAAGATAATTGCCTTATAACCAAACCGGTCTCCCATAAATCCGTAGGTCGTGCCCTTGAAGAAATTCATTCAGGTAAATTGACTTACGATAATTCTTACGAAGAAAACTAA
- the pyrF gene encoding orotidine-5'-phosphate decarboxylase, whose amino-acid sequence MKQSLIIALDFPDLIQTERFLKQFPSEKLAVKVGMELFYQNGPSIISFVKEQGHDVFLDLKLHDIPNTVKMAMTGLATLGADMVNVHAAGGQKMMEAAMEGLDKGTSAGKKRPLCIGVTQLTSTSQEQMNDEQNIAGSLEDSVLHYAKLTQQAGLDGVVCSTHEVKNIHERIGHEFLTVTPGIRSAGGQTHDQKRIATPEQARDFGADAIVVGRAITGAKDPLRAYLDMKAAWEGIS is encoded by the coding sequence ATGAAGCAGTCATTAATTATCGCTCTTGATTTCCCTGATCTCATTCAAACAGAGAGATTCCTTAAACAGTTCCCCTCGGAAAAACTTGCTGTAAAAGTGGGGATGGAATTATTTTATCAGAATGGACCATCAATTATTTCTTTCGTAAAAGAGCAAGGCCACGATGTGTTTTTGGACTTGAAGCTTCATGATATTCCGAATACTGTCAAAATGGCCATGACAGGTTTGGCAACTTTAGGAGCTGACATGGTCAATGTACATGCGGCGGGTGGCCAAAAGATGATGGAAGCAGCTATGGAGGGTCTTGATAAAGGAACGTCCGCTGGTAAAAAGCGTCCGTTATGCATAGGGGTTACCCAACTGACTAGCACGTCACAAGAACAAATGAATGATGAGCAAAACATTGCCGGATCTCTGGAGGATTCGGTCCTCCATTATGCAAAACTTACTCAACAGGCTGGATTGGATGGCGTCGTCTGTTCCACACATGAAGTAAAGAACATACATGAACGCATCGGACATGAATTCTTAACGGTCACACCTGGAATCCGAAGTGCAGGTGGACAGACGCATGATCAAAAGAGAATTGCCACGCCTGAACAGGCAAGGGATTTTGGAGCGGATGCCATCGTTGTAGGGAGAGCCATAACGGGGGCGAAAGATCCATTAAGGGCGTATTTGGATATGAAAGCAGCTTGGGAGGGAATATCATGA
- a CDS encoding YicC/YloC family endoribonuclease: MVTSMTGYGREEAENEQVKIFAEIKTVNHRFCEYTIRMPRQLLVLEEKVKKKANQYIRRGRVEIFITVEGESLVSKKVKIDWDLADQYVGLMDEVKGKYNLESSITLQDMLQLESIFVTEEVPAVPVVLESLLLKAVTGALENLKKMRTLEGQELALDMKHQLEKFGEIVAGVKNYAPSVVGKYKARLEIKLAELTEGLIEDSRIVTEAAIFADKCDINEELTRLESHIQQFSRTLTHSEPIGRKLDFLVQEMNREVNTIGSKANDSAITKEVVEMKSLLEKLKEQVQNIE; the protein is encoded by the coding sequence ATGGTTACCAGTATGACGGGCTATGGAAGAGAAGAAGCGGAAAACGAACAGGTCAAGATTTTTGCCGAAATTAAGACAGTGAACCATCGTTTTTGTGAATATACGATTCGAATGCCGCGCCAGCTTTTGGTTTTGGAAGAAAAGGTGAAGAAAAAGGCGAATCAATACATAAGAAGGGGACGGGTGGAAATCTTCATTACTGTGGAAGGTGAGAGCCTGGTTTCCAAAAAGGTGAAGATCGATTGGGATCTTGCTGATCAATATGTGGGTTTGATGGATGAAGTCAAGGGAAAATACAATCTGGAAAGTTCCATTACATTACAGGATATGCTGCAACTTGAGTCGATTTTCGTGACGGAAGAAGTACCTGCGGTTCCTGTAGTTTTGGAATCCCTGTTATTGAAGGCTGTTACGGGGGCATTGGAAAATCTGAAAAAAATGCGGACTCTGGAAGGTCAGGAACTGGCCTTGGACATGAAACACCAGCTTGAAAAGTTTGGTGAGATTGTTGCAGGAGTCAAAAACTATGCACCTTCAGTCGTCGGGAAATATAAAGCCCGGTTGGAAATCAAGCTAGCCGAGTTGACGGAGGGATTGATTGAAGATAGCCGTATTGTGACGGAAGCGGCCATTTTCGCTGATAAATGTGATATAAATGAAGAACTGACCAGACTCGAAAGCCATATACAGCAATTTTCAAGGACGCTTACCCATAGTGAACCAATTGGAAGAAAACTCGACTTCCTTGTTCAGGAAATGAACAGGGAAGTCAATACGATTGGATCAAAGGCAAATGATTCGGCCATTACCAAAGAAGTGGTGGAAATGAAAAGTCTGCTTGAAAAATTAAAGGAACAGGTTCAAAATATCGAGTAG
- the pyrE gene encoding orotate phosphoribosyltransferase, translating to MNQKIAEHLLEIKAVYLQPNDPFTWASGIQSPIYCDNRLTLSYPEVRNEIAEGLKGLIEQHFPEVELIAGTATAGIPHAAWVSEKLNAPMCYVRSKAKEHGKGNQIEGRAVPGQKVVVVEDLISTGGSVITAVNALKEAGCDVLGVVSIFTYELEKGKEKFDAAGITNHSLSDYSTLIKVANEKGYITEDELEKLKKWRENPADTAWISA from the coding sequence ATAAATCAAAAGATAGCTGAACATTTATTGGAAATAAAAGCAGTGTACCTACAGCCGAATGACCCCTTTACTTGGGCATCAGGAATTCAATCACCCATTTATTGCGACAACCGCTTAACCCTTTCATACCCAGAGGTTCGCAATGAAATAGCGGAAGGTTTGAAAGGATTGATTGAACAGCATTTCCCTGAGGTTGAACTGATCGCAGGCACTGCAACTGCTGGCATTCCGCATGCTGCTTGGGTGAGTGAAAAATTAAATGCACCGATGTGCTATGTCCGCTCGAAAGCTAAAGAGCACGGAAAGGGTAATCAAATCGAAGGCCGCGCTGTTCCAGGACAAAAAGTGGTTGTTGTGGAAGACTTGATTTCAACCGGCGGCAGTGTGATTACTGCTGTTAACGCGTTGAAAGAAGCTGGTTGTGATGTTCTTGGAGTCGTTTCGATCTTTACTTACGAATTGGAAAAGGGAAAAGAAAAATTCGATGCTGCGGGCATCACTAACCACTCGTTGAGTGACTACTCGACTTTGATAAAAGTCGCTAATGAAAAAGGGTATATCACAGAAGATGAATTGGAAAAGTTGAAAAAATGGCGGGAGAATCCGGCAGATACCGCTTGGATTTCAGCATGA